A genomic region of Ornithorhynchus anatinus isolate Pmale09 chromosome 7, mOrnAna1.pri.v4, whole genome shotgun sequence contains the following coding sequences:
- the RABIF gene encoding guanine nucleotide exchange factor MSS4, whose amino-acid sequence MGRELIVGKAREEEEAAAAGRERELVSADGRNRKAVLCQRCGSRVLLPGAALFSQRQLFLPSMRKKPALVDGSDPDGDLLQDHWLVDDMFSFENVGFTKDVGNIKFLVCADCEIGPIGWHCLDDKKSFYVALERVSHE is encoded by the exons ggaggaggaggaggccgccgccgccggccgggaGCGAGAGCTGGTGTCGGCCGACGGCCGGAACCGAAAGGCGGTGCTGTGCCAGCGCTGCGGCTCCCGCGTCTTGTTACCCGGCGCCGCCCTCTTCTCCCAGCGACAG ctcttccttccttccatgagGAAGAAGCCAGCTCTCGTAGACGGTAGCGACCCAGACGGAGACCTCCTCCAGGATCACTGGCTCGTAGATGACATGTTCTCCTTCGAGAACGTGGGCTTCACCAAGGACGTGGGAAACATCAAGTTTCTGGTCTGTGCGGACTGTGAAATCGGACCCATCGGGTGGCACTGCCTGGATGACAAGAAGAgcttctatgtggccttggagaGGGTTTCCCATGAGTAA